One genomic segment of Aureimonas sp. AU20 includes these proteins:
- a CDS encoding methyl-accepting chemotaxis protein: MRLTVTAKVLLAASAVIALTVGAVTGCLAWRSLTETRVAMQTQVDTGLQLAAQAVISELSPVSASARTMAKVLGERHAAGNRDRAELINQVRIGLESFPLSVGSWFMELPNNAFDGQSIPDRPDLGSSPTGAFTPNWTRGPDGKSVQAPYPIDYASPAWDITYAGGKPAMLEPIMDPSMPDPIFLTSAMFPVMSGDRQIGVTGIDLGLKALSETLAHMTPLGSGRVMLLSDKGQWIAHPDPARLTKLYGSEPGSAELAEALSASKPTFAEGIDMPGLGPARRTFLPIALPNVADRWVVVLDVPNATLNAPVRTQIDALIVSGLVILVVTLALLWLLLDRIVRRPVARSLQLVEAIGAGDLTQSFDVRSKDEIGNLQRSLGTMTDRLRDVIGNVTASAAEVSAGAARSATTSQQLSSGSTEQAAASEQASAAVEEMTANIRQNADNAAETEKMAAKAALSAAASGEAVAGSVGAMRTIAEKIAVVQEIARQTDLLALNAAIEAARAGSHGKGFAVVASEVRKLAERSQSAAQEIGRLSVETLASSEDAGRMLEHLVPEIQRTAELVTEISAACREQSIGIDQINQAIQQLDQVTQTNAGAATEMSQAAMQLSAEANGLEQSAAFFKLARRDAKPMSRADRQASVQALQAKVQAFRETHVRETHVREPQVAKRPAPATREPAPSPAGFALALDDDGFEKLSA; the protein is encoded by the coding sequence ATGCGTCTCACGGTTACCGCCAAGGTTCTCCTGGCCGCCAGTGCCGTGATCGCGCTGACCGTCGGAGCGGTCACCGGCTGTCTTGCCTGGCGAAGCCTCACGGAAACCCGGGTCGCCATGCAGACGCAGGTCGACACCGGTCTTCAGCTCGCCGCCCAGGCCGTGATCTCCGAGCTTTCGCCCGTTTCCGCCAGCGCGCGCACCATGGCCAAGGTGCTGGGCGAGCGCCACGCCGCCGGGAACCGCGACCGCGCCGAACTCATCAACCAGGTCAGGATCGGCTTGGAAAGCTTCCCGCTTTCGGTCGGAAGCTGGTTCATGGAACTGCCGAACAATGCGTTCGACGGACAGTCCATCCCGGATCGGCCCGATCTCGGCTCCAGCCCCACCGGCGCGTTCACGCCGAACTGGACACGCGGCCCGGACGGCAAGTCCGTTCAGGCCCCCTACCCCATCGACTATGCCAGCCCCGCCTGGGACATCACCTATGCCGGCGGCAAGCCGGCCATGCTGGAGCCGATCATGGACCCCAGCATGCCGGACCCGATCTTCCTGACCAGCGCCATGTTTCCGGTCATGTCCGGGGACCGGCAGATCGGCGTGACGGGCATCGATCTCGGCCTCAAGGCGCTGAGCGAGACGCTCGCCCACATGACGCCGCTCGGCTCGGGCCGGGTCATGCTCCTGTCCGACAAGGGGCAGTGGATCGCTCATCCCGACCCCGCCCGCCTGACCAAGCTCTACGGGTCCGAGCCCGGCTCGGCCGAGCTGGCCGAAGCGCTTTCCGCCTCGAAGCCGACATTCGCCGAGGGGATCGACATGCCGGGGCTGGGGCCGGCCCGGCGCACCTTCCTGCCGATCGCCCTTCCCAACGTCGCGGATCGCTGGGTGGTGGTTCTCGACGTGCCGAACGCCACGCTGAATGCCCCGGTGCGGACCCAGATCGACGCCCTGATCGTCAGCGGCCTCGTTATCCTCGTGGTGACGCTGGCGCTTCTCTGGCTGCTTCTGGATCGCATCGTCCGGCGGCCCGTCGCGCGGTCGCTGCAACTGGTCGAGGCCATCGGCGCGGGCGATCTGACCCAGAGCTTCGACGTTCGCTCGAAGGACGAGATCGGCAATCTCCAGCGCTCGCTCGGCACGATGACCGATCGGCTGCGGGATGTGATCGGCAACGTCACGGCATCGGCCGCCGAGGTTTCGGCCGGGGCGGCGCGCTCCGCCACCACGTCCCAGCAGCTGTCCTCCGGCTCGACCGAACAGGCGGCGGCCTCCGAGCAGGCTTCGGCCGCCGTGGAAGAGATGACGGCTAATATCCGCCAGAACGCCGACAATGCCGCCGAGACCGAGAAGATGGCGGCCAAGGCCGCGCTCAGTGCGGCGGCCAGCGGCGAGGCGGTGGCCGGCTCGGTGGGCGCCATGCGCACGATCGCCGAGAAGATCGCCGTGGTGCAGGAGATCGCACGCCAAACCGACCTTCTGGCCCTCAACGCCGCGATCGAGGCCGCCCGCGCCGGTAGCCACGGCAAGGGCTTCGCCGTGGTGGCCTCCGAGGTTCGCAAGCTCGCCGAGCGCTCGCAGTCCGCCGCGCAGGAGATCGGGCGTCTGTCCGTGGAAACCCTCGCCTCGTCCGAGGACGCGGGGCGGATGCTGGAGCATCTGGTTCCCGAGATCCAGCGCACGGCCGAACTCGTGACCGAGATTTCGGCGGCCTGCCGCGAGCAGTCGATCGGCATCGACCAAATCAACCAGGCGATCCAGCAGTTGGATCAGGTCACGCAGACCAACGCGGGCGCCGCCACCGAGATGTCGCAGGCCGCCATGCAGCTTTCCGCCGAGGCGAACGGGCTGGAGCAGAGCGCGGCCTTCTTCAAGCTGGCGCGGCGCGACGCCAAGCCCATGAGCCGCGCCGATCGGCAGGCCTCCGTCCAGGCGCTTCAGGCCAAGGTCCAGGCTTTTCGCGAAACCCATGTCCGCGAAACCCATGTCCGCGAGCCTCAAGTCGCCAAGCGCCCCGCGCCGGCCACCCGCGAGCCGGCCCCCTCCCCCGCCGGCTTCGCCCTGGCGCTGGACGATGACGGCTTCGAGAAGCTGAGCGCCTGA
- a CDS encoding phosphodiester glycosidase family protein, with protein sequence MIGLAAPSAKADACAPDRFEDADYVVCTIDPAVSDLRLFWRDRDGAPFRSFGNLARSVEAEGRKLTFAINAGMYGTDFTPVGLYVENGEELRPADTTTMDRPAREVPNFYKQPNGVFFLGEKGAGILPTAEFTRKPPSARFATQSGPMLVIESELHPALIPGSTDRTRRSGVGVCDGGQVRFAISETGVNFHDFARLFRDHLACPNALFLDGGNGAGLYSPTLGRNDASWHGGYGPILGLVE encoded by the coding sequence ATGATCGGTCTCGCCGCTCCATCGGCGAAGGCCGACGCCTGCGCGCCGGACCGTTTCGAGGACGCCGACTATGTCGTCTGCACGATCGACCCGGCCGTGTCGGACCTGCGCCTGTTCTGGCGGGACCGCGACGGCGCGCCCTTTCGCAGCTTCGGCAATCTGGCGCGCTCAGTGGAGGCCGAGGGAAGGAAGCTCACCTTCGCGATCAATGCCGGCATGTACGGGACCGACTTCACGCCCGTCGGCCTTTATGTCGAGAACGGCGAGGAGCTGCGGCCGGCGGACACCACGACGATGGACCGGCCGGCGCGCGAGGTCCCGAATTTCTACAAGCAGCCCAATGGCGTCTTCTTCCTCGGCGAGAAGGGCGCGGGCATTCTTCCCACGGCCGAGTTCACGCGAAAGCCGCCGAGCGCGCGCTTCGCGACCCAGTCCGGCCCCATGCTCGTCATCGAGAGCGAGTTGCACCCGGCCCTCATTCCCGGCTCCACCGACCGGACGCGGCGCAGCGGCGTCGGCGTCTGCGACGGCGGGCAGGTCCGCTTCGCGATCAGCGAGACGGGCGTGAACTTCCATGATTTCGCGCGGCTCTTCCGCGATCATCTGGCCTGCCCCAACGCGCTGTTTCTCGACGGCGGCAACGGCGCCGGGCTCTATTCCCCGACGCTCGGGCGCAACGACGCCTCCTGGCATGGCGGATATGGACCCATCCTCGGGCTGGTGGAATAG
- a CDS encoding amino acid ABC transporter permease: MIEFSTWDILRNLLLAARWTVVLSLVSFFGGGLVGLLVLFGRISPARAVRRASLAYIELFQGTPLLMQLFLIFFGLGMFGVDVPAWLAAGSALTLWSAAFLAEIWRGCVEAVAKGQWEASASLGMGRLQQMRHVILPQALRVAVPPTVGFSVQVVKGTALTSIIGFTELSKAGTVVTNATFQPFTVYGLVALIYFALCWPLSKSSQILERKLNVAHRGH, encoded by the coding sequence ATGATCGAGTTTTCCACCTGGGACATCCTGCGCAATCTCCTGCTCGCAGCGCGCTGGACCGTCGTGCTCTCGCTCGTTTCCTTTTTCGGCGGCGGGCTGGTCGGGCTTCTCGTCCTGTTCGGGCGCATCTCGCCGGCCCGCGCGGTGCGCCGCGCGTCCCTAGCCTATATCGAGCTGTTCCAAGGCACGCCGCTGCTGATGCAGCTCTTTCTCATTTTCTTCGGGCTCGGAATGTTCGGGGTGGACGTGCCGGCCTGGCTCGCCGCCGGCTCGGCGCTGACGCTCTGGAGCGCGGCCTTCCTTGCCGAGATCTGGCGCGGCTGCGTGGAAGCGGTCGCCAAGGGACAGTGGGAGGCTTCGGCGAGTCTCGGCATGGGCCGCCTTCAGCAGATGCGCCACGTCATCCTGCCCCAGGCGCTGCGCGTCGCCGTGCCGCCGACGGTCGGCTTCTCCGTGCAGGTGGTGAAGGGCACGGCGCTCACCTCCATCATCGGCTTCACCGAACTGTCCAAGGCCGGGACGGTCGTCACCAACGCCACGTTCCAGCCCTTCACCGTCTACGGGCTCGTCGCGCTCATCTACTTCGCGCTGTGCTGGCCGCTGTCGAAATCCTCGCAGATCCTCGAAAGGAAGCTCAATGTCGCTCATCGCGGTCACTGA
- the repA gene encoding plasmid partitioning protein RepA, translating to MTVPAVPILDEDPADKVVRHGAILSAELQARRQQMYPPDARKSLRFFMTHEVSKLTSIPESTLRTLSIEGKGPTPARLENNHRAYTLSQVNELRELFAQQKPAEALRFQPRRREGEAIQILSIANFKGGSAKTTTSAHLAHYLALAGYRVLAIDLDPQASLSAMFGFQPEMDVGHNETIYATLRYDEARRPMREIIRPTYFTGIDLVPGNIEVMEYEHETPRSLSGGAGAAQTVFFERLRLAIGEVENDYDIVLLDTPPSLGFLTLGAIYASTGLLVTVHPAMLDVMSMSQFLLMMGDLIGVVRDAGASLSQNFLRYLITRHDPNDQSQVHVVAMLRSLFGEDVLLPTAVESAAIETAGLAKRTLYELEPGNIGASTVKRARESMDAVNQRILELITQSWGRA from the coding sequence ATGACCGTGCCTGCCGTCCCGATTCTCGACGAAGATCCCGCCGACAAGGTTGTCCGGCATGGGGCGATTCTCTCCGCCGAGCTGCAGGCCCGGCGCCAGCAGATGTATCCGCCCGACGCCCGCAAGAGCCTCCGGTTCTTCATGACGCATGAAGTGTCGAAACTGACCTCGATCCCGGAATCGACGCTGCGCACCCTCTCGATCGAGGGCAAGGGGCCGACCCCGGCCCGGCTCGAGAACAATCACCGCGCCTATACGCTCTCGCAGGTGAACGAGCTGCGCGAGCTTTTCGCCCAGCAGAAGCCGGCGGAGGCCCTGCGCTTTCAGCCGCGCCGGCGTGAGGGCGAGGCGATCCAGATCCTCTCGATCGCCAACTTCAAGGGCGGCAGCGCCAAGACGACCACCAGCGCCCATCTCGCTCATTATCTCGCGCTCGCGGGCTACCGCGTGCTGGCGATCGATCTGGATCCGCAGGCCTCGCTTTCGGCCATGTTCGGCTTTCAGCCGGAGATGGATGTCGGCCACAACGAGACGATCTATGCCACGCTGCGCTACGACGAGGCGCGCCGGCCCATGCGCGAGATCATTCGTCCGACTTACTTTACCGGTATCGACCTCGTGCCCGGCAATATCGAGGTGATGGAATACGAGCACGAGACGCCGCGCTCGCTGTCGGGCGGCGCGGGCGCCGCGCAGACCGTCTTCTTCGAGCGGCTTCGACTGGCGATCGGCGAGGTCGAAAACGATTACGACATCGTGCTTCTCGATACCCCCCCTTCCCTCGGCTTTCTCACGCTCGGCGCTATCTACGCCTCGACCGGCCTGCTCGTTACCGTTCATCCCGCCATGCTGGATGTCATGTCCATGAGCCAGTTTCTTCTGATGATGGGCGATCTCATCGGCGTGGTGCGGGATGCCGGTGCTAGCCTCAGCCAGAATTTCCTGCGCTATCTCATTACGCGCCATGACCCCAACGACCAGTCGCAGGTTCATGTCGTCGCCATGCTGCGCAGCCTGTTCGGCGAGGACGTGCTGCTGCCAACTGCCGTGGAGAGCGCGGCGATCGAGACGGCGGGCCTTGCCAAACGCACGCTCTACGAACTGGAGCCCGGCAATATCGGCGCAAGCACGGTGAAACGCGCGCGGGAATCCATGGACGCCGTCAACCAGCGCATTCTCGAACTCATCACGCAGTCCTGGGGCCGGGCATGA
- the repB gene encoding plasmid partitioning protein RepB, protein MTKPPRKSIIANFASFGTEPKAPEVTAPATGTAGDERGGSVQGPAPAAPAPTVATASPPSPTAAVTPPVSGLAQRVGASVIGATQRSIAELREERDRLQALVEAGGAREIDTALIDPSPFQDRMPEDDEADFVRFRARFAEEGQKVPAEVRPHPSKPGRFQLVYGHRRWRAASDLGRPLRAIVVEKTDAEVAVSQGIENAERQDLTWIERASFAATLDRAGLKARDIRAALGIDDPELARFRAVLRALPPETIRLIGRAPKAGRPRWVEIAKLAAERPARLARLPETLAAAKVSTSDGRLQTALTLLRDAVATADKSVDLRDAKGRLLAKAQFGRGNFQLTAEKAMADDWDRFLRDELPDLTRRFEAWQTRRGDR, encoded by the coding sequence ATGACCAAGCCACCGCGCAAATCCATCATCGCCAATTTCGCCTCCTTCGGCACGGAGCCGAAAGCTCCCGAGGTCACAGCGCCCGCGACCGGGACTGCCGGCGACGAGCGCGGGGGATCGGTTCAGGGGCCAGCGCCAGCTGCTCCCGCCCCAACCGTCGCGACGGCTTCACCCCCTTCCCCGACCGCAGCCGTGACGCCGCCGGTCAGCGGCTTGGCTCAGCGCGTCGGCGCTTCGGTGATAGGCGCAACGCAGCGCTCCATCGCCGAACTGAGGGAGGAGCGCGATCGGCTTCAGGCGCTGGTCGAGGCGGGGGGCGCGCGCGAGATCGACACTGCCCTGATCGACCCCTCGCCCTTTCAGGACCGCATGCCGGAAGACGACGAGGCCGACTTCGTGCGCTTTCGCGCGCGCTTCGCCGAGGAAGGGCAGAAGGTTCCGGCCGAAGTGCGTCCGCATCCGAGCAAGCCCGGCCGCTTCCAGCTCGTCTATGGGCACCGCCGCTGGCGCGCCGCTTCCGATCTCGGCCGTCCGCTGCGCGCCATCGTGGTGGAGAAGACCGACGCCGAGGTCGCGGTCTCTCAAGGCATCGAGAATGCCGAACGGCAGGATCTGACCTGGATCGAGCGCGCGAGCTTCGCCGCGACTCTGGACCGGGCTGGGCTGAAGGCGCGCGATATCCGCGCCGCACTCGGCATCGACGACCCGGAACTTGCACGCTTTCGCGCCGTGCTGCGCGCCCTGCCGCCCGAGACCATTCGCCTGATCGGCCGCGCGCCCAAGGCCGGGCGTCCGCGCTGGGTGGAAATTGCCAAACTGGCGGCCGAGCGCCCTGCTCGTCTCGCCCGTCTCCCCGAAACCTTGGCAGCTGCCAAGGTTTCCACCTCCGACGGCCGTCTCCAAACGGCGCTCACGCTGCTCCGCGACGCAGTTGCGACGGCTGACAAGTCCGTCGATCTGCGCGACGCGAAAGGCCGGCTTCTCGCCAAGGCGCAGTTCGGCCGAGGCAATTTTCAGCTGACCGCTGAAAAGGCGATGGCCGACGACTGGGACCGCTTCCTGCGCGACGAGCTGCCCGATCTCACCCGTCGGTTCGAGGCTTGGCAGACGCGGCGCGGCGATCGCTGA
- a CDS encoding GGDEF domain-containing protein — protein MWLSIPFDYSLAPYAVTAIVAGHGVLTTLALALALRAWRHPRLEWMQNASASLFAFVVMIAAIMTGHRVGGPNFERFVLVGFFGMTTGLVLLPLTTPWMALVTFVLNVCFVVSQSINPAVDGASGFLFTLYCSAISVVVIWARYQINRRQIRATLSRLREAHSKRLMREMAHTDALTGLRNRKAITDEFARLIGEARPGTVLSVAMIDIDDFKKLNDTLGHASGDEALRSVGSLFSDFARTSGAVCGRIGGEEFLALLPGAGAEAATRAVESLMRDLDRMNLSNPGSRVADRVTLSVGLVTASLGEGRRHHQESLMRDADLALYEAKNAGRNRIVAVAASSLNDDAA, from the coding sequence ATGTGGCTGTCGATCCCGTTCGACTACAGTCTCGCCCCTTATGCCGTCACGGCTATCGTCGCCGGGCATGGGGTTCTGACCACGCTGGCGCTGGCCTTGGCACTGCGGGCCTGGCGCCATCCCCGGTTGGAATGGATGCAGAACGCCTCCGCCTCCCTGTTCGCCTTCGTGGTGATGATCGCGGCCATCATGACAGGGCACCGGGTCGGCGGCCCGAACTTCGAACGCTTCGTTCTCGTCGGCTTCTTCGGCATGACCACGGGTCTCGTTCTCTTGCCGTTGACCACGCCCTGGATGGCCCTGGTCACCTTCGTCCTCAACGTCTGCTTCGTGGTCAGCCAGTCCATCAACCCCGCCGTGGACGGCGCGTCGGGCTTCCTGTTCACGCTCTATTGCAGCGCGATCAGCGTCGTCGTCATCTGGGCGCGATATCAGATCAACCGCCGGCAGATCCGGGCGACCCTGTCGAGGCTGAGAGAGGCTCACAGCAAGCGGTTGATGAGAGAAATGGCGCATACCGACGCGCTGACCGGCCTGCGCAACCGCAAGGCCATAACCGACGAATTCGCCCGGCTGATCGGGGAAGCGCGCCCGGGCACGGTGCTGTCGGTCGCCATGATCGACATCGACGACTTCAAGAAGCTCAACGACACGCTGGGCCATGCCTCCGGCGACGAGGCGCTGCGATCGGTCGGCTCGCTGTTTTCGGACTTCGCCCGAACGAGCGGCGCCGTCTGCGGACGGATCGGCGGCGAGGAGTTCCTGGCTCTCCTGCCCGGCGCGGGGGCGGAAGCGGCCACGCGCGCGGTCGAGAGCCTGATGCGGGATCTCGACCGGATGAACCTGTCGAACCCCGGCTCGCGTGTCGCCGACCGGGTCACGCTGAGCGTCGGCCTCGTGACGGCGAGTCTCGGTGAGGGGAGGCGGCACCACCAGGAAAGCCTGATGCGTGACGCCGACCTTGCTCTCTACGAGGCCAAGAACGCCGGGCGAAACCGGATCGTCGCCGTCGCGGCCTCTTCACTCAACGACGACGCGGCCTGA
- a CDS encoding amino acid ABC transporter ATP-binding protein gives MSLIAVTEVKKRFGSNEVLKGINLDVQPGEVIAIIGKSGSGKSTLLRCVNGLETIDEGSILVAGAQLLPDEVHLKALRLKVGMIFQQFNLFPHLSAGRNVMLSQSVVKKTPKAEAEAMARRQLERVGLAHKFDSYPDELSGGQQQRVAIARALAMQPIALLCDEITSALDPELVAEVLAVVRELAAEGMTLMMVTHEMKFAREVASRVVFMHEGRVHEIGPPEELFGQPRTPELQRFLGVAQG, from the coding sequence ATGTCGCTCATCGCGGTCACTGAGGTCAAAAAGCGCTTCGGATCGAACGAGGTCCTGAAGGGCATCAATCTCGACGTGCAGCCCGGCGAGGTCATCGCCATCATCGGCAAGAGCGGCTCGGGCAAGTCCACCCTGCTTCGCTGCGTCAACGGGCTGGAGACGATCGACGAGGGCTCGATCCTGGTGGCCGGCGCGCAGCTCCTGCCGGACGAGGTGCATCTCAAGGCCCTGCGGCTGAAAGTCGGCATGATCTTTCAGCAGTTCAACCTGTTCCCTCACCTCTCGGCCGGGCGCAACGTGATGCTGAGCCAGAGCGTGGTGAAGAAGACACCCAAGGCCGAGGCCGAGGCGATGGCCCGGCGGCAGCTGGAGCGGGTGGGCCTCGCCCACAAGTTCGATAGCTATCCCGACGAGCTTTCCGGCGGCCAGCAGCAGCGCGTCGCCATCGCCCGCGCGCTCGCCATGCAGCCGATCGCGCTCCTGTGCGACGAAATCACCTCGGCGCTCGATCCAGAACTCGTGGCCGAGGTCCTGGCCGTGGTGCGCGAACTGGCGGCCGAGGGCATGACGCTGATGATGGTGACGCACGAGATGAAGTTCGCCCGCGAGGTCGCCTCGCGCGTCGTCTTCATGCACGAGGGCCGCGTCCACGAGATCGGCCCGCCGGAGGAATTGTTCGGCCAGCCGCGCACGCCGGAATTGCAGCGCTTCCTCGGCGTCGCGCAGGGGTGA
- a CDS encoding GntR family transcriptional regulator, whose translation MQDASPSSLSPLSIDATILGSILARRLRPGSRLGEGEMAALFSVSRTLVREAMMRLEARHIVEVRPRRGWFVCEPSAEEAKRVFEARRAVEAGLMRIMPPLGAAHRARLHSHLAEERAAMEAGDHPRLVCLMGDFHIRLVEITGNPVLSEILRDLTARTILISMLYQSRTHAEQSHLGHCRIVEALERGDREAACDLALRHLDEVEAGLDLDLSADPLADLRRSLDPGGSLAAPSPSSLPR comes from the coding sequence ATGCAAGACGCCTCGCCCTCTTCCCTCTCGCCGCTTTCGATCGACGCCACGATTCTGGGCTCGATCCTGGCGCGCCGCCTGCGCCCCGGCTCGCGCCTCGGCGAGGGCGAGATGGCGGCTTTGTTCAGCGTGTCGCGCACCCTGGTGCGCGAGGCGATGATGCGGCTGGAAGCACGCCATATCGTGGAGGTGCGCCCCCGGCGCGGCTGGTTCGTGTGCGAGCCCTCGGCGGAAGAGGCCAAGCGCGTGTTCGAGGCGCGCCGCGCCGTGGAGGCCGGGCTGATGCGCATCATGCCCCCGCTCGGGGCCGCGCACCGCGCGCGGCTGCACTCGCATCTCGCCGAGGAGCGCGCCGCCATGGAGGCGGGCGACCATCCCCGCCTCGTCTGCCTGATGGGCGACTTCCACATCCGCCTCGTGGAGATCACCGGCAACCCGGTGCTCAGCGAGATCCTGCGCGACCTCACCGCCCGCACGATCCTGATCTCGATGCTCTACCAGTCGCGAACCCATGCCGAGCAGTCGCATCTCGGTCATTGCCGCATCGTCGAGGCGCTGGAGCGCGGCGACCGCGAGGCCGCCTGCGACCTCGCCCTGCGCCATCTCGACGAAGTGGAAGCCGGCCTCGACCTCGACCTCTCGGCCGATCCGCTCGCCGACCTGCGCCGCTCTCTAGACCCCGGCGGCAGCCTCGCCGCCCCCTCCCCTTCCTCCCTTCCCCGCTAG
- a CDS encoding transporter substrate-binding domain-containing protein → MIHRRSLLAAGLALAGLAAFALPASADALTDIQSRGTLRVAVPQDFPPFGSVGLDMSPQGYDIDTAKLIADKMGVKLELTPVTSANRVPFLQTGKVDLVISSLGKNPDREKVIDFSTAYAPFYNGVFGPADLAAPDAAALSGKVIGVTRGAVEDLELTKIAPADAVLKRYEDNNGTISAFLSGQVQLVATGNVVAAAIIERNPPKRPEMKFLIKNSPCYIGLAKGADALKAKVDEIVAEAKADGSLNAIAQKWLKTDLPADL, encoded by the coding sequence ATGATCCACCGCCGCTCGCTTCTCGCCGCCGGCCTCGCGCTCGCCGGCCTTGCCGCCTTCGCCCTGCCGGCCTCGGCCGACGCGCTCACCGACATCCAGAGCCGGGGCACGCTGCGCGTCGCCGTGCCCCAGGATTTCCCGCCCTTCGGCTCGGTCGGCCTCGACATGAGCCCGCAGGGCTACGACATCGACACGGCCAAGCTGATCGCCGACAAGATGGGCGTGAAGCTCGAACTGACGCCCGTCACCTCGGCCAACCGCGTGCCCTTCCTCCAGACCGGCAAGGTGGATCTCGTGATCTCCTCGCTCGGCAAGAACCCGGACCGCGAGAAGGTGATCGACTTCTCCACCGCCTATGCCCCCTTCTACAACGGCGTGTTCGGCCCGGCCGATCTCGCCGCGCCCGACGCGGCCGCCCTGTCGGGCAAGGTGATCGGCGTCACGCGCGGCGCGGTGGAGGATCTGGAGCTGACCAAGATCGCCCCGGCCGACGCGGTGCTGAAGCGCTACGAGGACAACAACGGCACGATCTCGGCCTTCCTGTCGGGCCAGGTGCAGCTGGTCGCCACCGGCAATGTGGTGGCCGCCGCGATCATCGAGCGCAACCCGCCCAAGCGCCCGGAGATGAAGTTCCTGATCAAGAACTCGCCCTGCTATATCGGCCTCGCCAAGGGCGCGGACGCGCTGAAGGCCAAGGTGGACGAGATCGTCGCCGAGGCCAAGGCCGACGGCTCGCTCAACGCCATCGCCCAGAAGTGGCTGAAGACCGACCTGCCGGCGGACCTGTAA
- a CDS encoding amino acid ABC transporter permease gives MPYQFDFSWLAEYWPVLLHGVRVTLQLILVGGALGISVGIACAWARALGPKALRWPVSAYVELIRNTPFLIQLFFVFFGLPGLGLQMSEMSAAYLAMTINLGAYACEIIRAGIEATPKGQFEAGGSLAMTRLQTFRHVVLVPSLQRIWPALSSQVVIVMLGSAVVSQIAAEDLTLAANFIQSRNFRAFETYLVSTLVYLALAILARRAMGLLGTALFPKRRPA, from the coding sequence ATGCCCTATCAGTTCGACTTCTCCTGGCTGGCGGAATATTGGCCGGTGCTTCTTCACGGCGTGCGCGTCACGCTCCAGCTCATCCTGGTCGGCGGCGCGCTCGGCATTTCGGTCGGCATCGCCTGCGCCTGGGCGCGCGCGCTCGGCCCCAAGGCGCTACGCTGGCCGGTCTCGGCCTATGTCGAGCTGATCCGCAACACGCCCTTCCTGATCCAGCTCTTCTTCGTCTTCTTCGGCCTGCCGGGCCTGGGGCTGCAGATGAGCGAGATGAGCGCGGCCTATCTCGCCATGACGATCAATCTCGGCGCCTACGCCTGCGAGATCATCCGCGCCGGCATCGAGGCGACGCCCAAGGGCCAGTTCGAGGCGGGCGGAAGCTTGGCCATGACGCGCTTGCAGACCTTCCGCCATGTCGTGCTCGTGCCCTCGCTCCAGCGCATCTGGCCGGCGCTCTCCTCGCAGGTCGTGATCGTCATGCTGGGCTCCGCCGTGGTCTCGCAGATCGCCGCCGAGGACCTGACCTTAGCCGCCAACTTCATCCAGTCGCGCAACTTCCGGGCCTTCGAGACCTATCTCGTCTCCACCCTCGTCTATCTCGCGCTCGCCATCCTGGCGCGCCGCGCCATGGGTCTGCTCGGCACGGCGCTGTTTCCCAAGCGGAGGCCCGCATGA